The Candidatus Nitrosymbiomonas proteolyticus genome has a segment encoding these proteins:
- a CDS encoding tRNA guanosine(34) transglycosylase Tgt — MCPSRTVGEHTYGASIIESVDGRVAFEVVAECPRTGARRGLLRTPGGVVETPAFMPVGTQGAVKTVGSEDLESLGYRLILANTYHLALRPGAEAVRELGGIHKFMGWCGAVLSDSGGYQVMSLSSRRSLTDEGVRFRSHLDGSELFLSPEESVRIQSELGVDIAMSLDVCPPYPCAREEAAEAMRLTHLWAPRNLESRLSLPESRRPALFGIVQGGVHEDLRRESAEFISNAPFDGFAIGGVSVGEPTELQRPVVRQVAPLLPQEKPRYLMGVGHPQDILHAVSCGIDLFDCVLPTRMARHHCLYTLQGRVNILNERWSKHKGPFDPASVFAPTQRYSAAYVRHLFKAAEPLGPRLATLHNLAFYARLMEEIRQAISTGTWDDLLTRYERA, encoded by the coding sequence ATGTGTCCTTCGCGCACAGTGGGCGAGCATACCTACGGCGCATCCATAATCGAGTCTGTGGACGGTCGCGTCGCGTTCGAAGTCGTCGCCGAGTGCCCTCGGACCGGGGCGCGCCGGGGGCTCTTACGCACGCCGGGAGGGGTGGTCGAGACGCCCGCCTTTATGCCGGTCGGAACCCAAGGGGCGGTGAAAACCGTCGGCAGCGAAGATTTGGAGTCGCTGGGATACCGGCTGATCCTAGCCAACACCTATCACCTCGCCCTCCGCCCAGGGGCCGAGGCCGTCCGCGAGTTGGGCGGGATTCATAAGTTCATGGGCTGGTGCGGCGCGGTTCTATCGGACTCAGGCGGGTACCAGGTGATGAGCCTGTCGTCGCGAAGGTCTCTCACCGACGAGGGGGTTCGGTTTCGATCCCATCTCGACGGCAGTGAGTTGTTCTTGAGCCCTGAGGAATCGGTCCGAATCCAATCGGAATTGGGAGTCGATATTGCGATGTCACTCGACGTGTGCCCGCCCTACCCCTGTGCGCGCGAGGAGGCCGCCGAGGCGATGCGGCTGACGCACCTTTGGGCGCCAAGGAACCTGGAATCCCGACTCTCGCTTCCCGAATCCCGAAGGCCGGCGCTCTTTGGAATCGTCCAAGGCGGGGTCCACGAAGACCTGCGCCGTGAGTCCGCCGAGTTCATTTCCAACGCGCCGTTCGATGGGTTTGCGATCGGCGGCGTGAGCGTTGGCGAGCCCACCGAGTTGCAGAGGCCTGTGGTGCGCCAGGTCGCCCCATTGCTCCCCCAAGAGAAGCCGCGCTATCTGATGGGAGTGGGGCACCCCCAGGACATCCTTCACGCTGTGTCTTGCGGCATCGACCTCTTCGATTGCGTCTTGCCGACCCGGATGGCCCGCCACCATTGCCTCTACACGTTGCAGGGCCGCGTCAACATTCTCAACGAGCGGTGGTCCAAGCACAAAGGGCCGTTCGATCCGGCGAGCGTCTTTGCCCCCACCCAGCGCTACAGCGCAGCCTACGTCCGGCACCTCTTCAAAGCGGCCGAGCCGCTCGGTCCCCGGTTAGCCACACTGCACAACCTGGCGTTCTACGCCCGGCTGATGGAGGAGATTCGGCAAGCGATCTCCACGGGAACTTGGGACGATCTGCTGACCCGGTACGAAAGGGCCTGA
- a CDS encoding ribonuclease HIII, whose product MREGHIGVDESGKGDFFGPLVVAACYVGPEHLAELDGVRDSKKLADGVAKKLAATIKRTCPHKVLTILPHKYNDLYRQIGNLNRLLAWGHARAIEEVLELQPCSQVISDQFADPEVLKRRLFEKGKRIELISMVRGEQDIAVAAASILARAEFLWRLEALSKEFGVDLPKGASPAVVAAGKRFVERYGREALDKVAKLHFKTTHNVLG is encoded by the coding sequence GTGCGCGAAGGACACATCGGAGTCGATGAAAGCGGGAAGGGGGACTTTTTCGGGCCGTTGGTCGTTGCCGCTTGCTACGTCGGCCCGGAGCACCTTGCCGAACTGGACGGCGTCCGGGACTCGAAAAAGCTGGCCGATGGCGTTGCGAAGAAGCTGGCCGCGACGATCAAGCGGACATGTCCGCACAAGGTCCTGACGATTCTTCCCCATAAATACAACGATCTCTATCGCCAGATCGGCAACCTCAACCGACTCCTTGCTTGGGGCCATGCGAGAGCGATCGAAGAGGTGTTGGAGCTCCAGCCCTGTTCTCAGGTGATCAGCGACCAGTTCGCGGACCCCGAAGTTCTGAAGCGCAGGCTGTTCGAAAAGGGCAAGCGGATCGAGCTCATCTCGATGGTCCGGGGCGAGCAAGACATCGCCGTCGCCGCCGCCTCGATCCTCGCCCGTGCGGAGTTCCTATGGCGCTTGGAGGCACTTTCGAAGGAGTTCGGCGTCGATCTCCCTAAGGGCGCGTCTCCGGCGGTCGTCGCCGCAGGAAAACGATTCGTCGAGCGGTACGGCCGGGAGGCCCTCGACAAGGTCGCAAAGCTGCATTTCAAGACCACGCACAACGTGTTAGGTTGA
- a CDS encoding iodothyronine deiodinase encodes MQANRRDGVIVKTAKSEEDRKEAAQACSVGLEVSLPMIVDGMDDAVERAYQGWPDRIYIVDLKGNVWYRSAQGPAGFKPAEAEQSLRNLLKG; translated from the coding sequence GTGCAAGCCAACAGGCGCGACGGCGTGATCGTGAAGACCGCCAAGAGCGAAGAAGACCGCAAGGAGGCCGCCCAAGCCTGTTCAGTCGGACTCGAAGTCTCGCTGCCGATGATCGTCGACGGCATGGACGATGCAGTCGAGAGAGCCTATCAGGGGTGGCCCGACCGCATCTACATCGTCGATCTAAAGGGAAACGTTTGGTATCGGAGCGCACAGGGACCTGCGGGTTTCAAGCCCGCTGAAGCCGAGCAATCGTTACGCAACCTGCTGAAAGGCTAA
- a CDS encoding 5-carboxymethyl-2-hydroxymuconate isomerase — protein sequence MPHIHLITSADLVENVDIPDILGKLVHELGAFESVRPRRIKAYHTLHNNWSMGEGAPPGFVHCQVLIKAGRTPELIESIREVLFATLVECFGKSYGEKEAAISLEVRELSENGYVSVLPIGLDGD from the coding sequence ATGCCACACATTCATCTGATCACCAGCGCCGACCTCGTTGAAAACGTGGACATCCCCGACATCCTCGGAAAGCTTGTGCATGAGCTCGGGGCCTTCGAATCGGTGCGTCCCCGCCGCATCAAGGCTTATCACACGCTCCACAACAACTGGTCGATGGGAGAGGGCGCCCCTCCAGGGTTCGTCCACTGCCAGGTGCTGATTAAGGCTGGCCGGACCCCAGAACTGATCGAATCGATCCGCGAGGTGCTCTTTGCTACGCTGGTCGAGTGCTTCGGCAAGTCGTACGGCGAAAAGGAGGCCGCGATCTCGCTGGAGGTGCGGGAGCTTTCGGAGAACGGGTACGTCTCCGTCCTGCCTATCGGACTCGACGGCGATTAG
- a CDS encoding GCN5 family acetyltransferase, which produces MPIEAHSVIISTSRLTIRPWTFDDLEAFFAVYGDPKVMEPLLATAIGSLEEARERMAKNFQTAKSYPPGLGFWAIERTQDARVVGSLILKPLPQDTRVEVGWHLGSAYWGNGYATEAGGAALRYGFETRGLEEIFAIVRAENEKSLAVCDRIGLKFLELTDRYHDLTLRLYGLTRDEWNISCSQSP; this is translated from the coding sequence TTGCCGATTGAAGCCCACTCCGTGATCATTTCCACCTCACGCCTCACCATCCGCCCGTGGACCTTCGACGACCTCGAAGCGTTCTTTGCAGTCTATGGCGATCCCAAGGTTATGGAACCGCTCCTCGCCACCGCCATTGGGTCACTAGAAGAAGCAAGGGAGCGGATGGCCAAGAACTTTCAAACCGCAAAGTCTTATCCACCTGGTTTGGGGTTCTGGGCTATTGAACGGACCCAAGATGCGCGGGTTGTCGGTTCGCTCATTCTGAAGCCGCTCCCCCAAGACACGCGGGTCGAGGTCGGGTGGCACTTAGGAAGCGCCTATTGGGGCAACGGGTACGCTACCGAAGCCGGGGGAGCTGCCCTCAGATATGGGTTTGAAACGAGGGGCCTTGAGGAGATATTCGCCATTGTGAGGGCCGAAAACGAGAAATCCCTCGCCGTTTGCGACCGGATTGGCCTAAAGTTCCTCGAACTGACCGATCGTTACCATGACCTGACGCTCAGGCTCTACGGCCTCACCCGGGACGAATGGAACATTTCTTGCAGTCAGAGTCCCTAG
- a CDS encoding DNA modification methylase, whose protein sequence is MKDLLVYKTELGEMHCADSLAFMRGLKEASVDLVMTSPPYALHFKKEYGNADQHEYIAWMLPFAAEIKRILKPEGSFVLNIGGAWTPGKPVRSLYHFRLLLALCDEVGFHLAQEMFWYNPAKMPAPAEWVNVQRIRVKDSVEYLFWLSKTPRPKANNNNVLLPYSRDMQRLVARGVKQSVRPSGHVIKSSFTSENAGSIPSNLIQCGNNESNSNYIRGSKEKGTQIHPARFPAELPRFFIRFLTDPGDLVLDPFAGSNTTGAVAETLGRRWLGVEINESYARDSELRFSDPDLLRNGQVKLQESLL, encoded by the coding sequence ATGAAAGACTTGCTGGTCTATAAGACGGAACTCGGAGAGATGCACTGCGCGGACAGCTTGGCTTTCATGCGCGGGCTCAAAGAGGCGTCGGTGGACCTCGTGATGACCTCGCCGCCGTACGCCCTGCACTTCAAGAAGGAATATGGCAACGCGGATCAGCACGAATACATCGCTTGGATGCTTCCGTTCGCCGCCGAGATCAAGCGAATCCTCAAGCCCGAGGGCAGCTTCGTTCTGAACATTGGTGGAGCCTGGACGCCGGGAAAGCCCGTTCGGTCGCTTTACCACTTCCGCCTGCTTCTGGCCCTGTGCGACGAGGTGGGCTTCCATCTCGCGCAGGAAATGTTTTGGTACAACCCGGCGAAGATGCCCGCGCCCGCCGAGTGGGTCAACGTTCAGCGAATCCGGGTCAAGGATTCGGTCGAATACCTGTTCTGGCTCTCGAAAACACCCCGACCAAAGGCCAACAACAACAACGTGCTTCTCCCGTATAGCCGCGATATGCAGCGGCTTGTCGCCAGGGGAGTGAAGCAGAGCGTGCGACCGTCGGGCCACGTAATCAAGAGCTCGTTCACGTCCGAGAATGCCGGGTCGATCCCCAGCAATCTGATCCAATGCGGAAACAACGAGAGCAATAGCAATTACATTCGGGGGTCCAAGGAGAAAGGAACCCAGATTCACCCCGCCCGGTTTCCGGCCGAGCTGCCCAGGTTCTTCATTCGTTTCCTCACCGACCCTGGCGACCTTGTGCTGGACCCGTTTGCGGGTAGCAATACGACTGGAGCAGTCGCCGAGACTCTTGGTCGGCGTTGGCTGGGCGTGGAAATCAACGAGTCGTATGCCCGAGATTCGGAGCTAAGGTTTTCAGACCCTGATCTGCTGCGCAACGGTCAGGTCAAGCTCCAAGAGTCGTTGCTTTGA
- a CDS encoding sugar isomerase, translating to MNFDSRTLAKLDSEYDGYLEGPVVDEFLRDFGIKFAAGHWCAGEFFDRFCPVGYNSDNPDFDNSVVAQIERVAKAGIAGIEFHEAVFLNPDGSVNHTELQAVKDALKTFDVVPTNMNFNTWTNPQYKFGGITHPDAGVRKACLSQIHKGVDLAKELGCVSCNLWPGSDGWDYHFEVDYGQRLRWYIEGNTEIAEHCDRNGLKFGNESKQKEPREGNMIINTVAKAALVALEVNKNLGKTVMGVVIDYGHEQMVGNTPADSLYLLKTMGVPIANFHINGAKFNSNDEDRIAGTDDIWRLVEFCYAAVDTEYDGWFGEDQFTYRTEQVESMALSREFFANCMKKALKIYAKKSELEIAQATGDAGKVIQVVKKAIYCG from the coding sequence ATGAACTTCGACTCACGCACGCTGGCTAAGCTTGACTCTGAATACGACGGTTATCTCGAAGGGCCGGTCGTCGACGAGTTTCTCAGGGACTTCGGCATCAAGTTCGCCGCGGGGCACTGGTGCGCCGGAGAGTTCTTCGACCGGTTCTGCCCCGTTGGCTATAACTCCGACAACCCCGACTTCGACAACTCCGTCGTCGCCCAGATCGAACGGGTCGCAAAGGCAGGGATCGCCGGGATCGAGTTCCACGAGGCGGTTTTCCTCAACCCAGATGGATCGGTGAACCACACCGAACTGCAGGCAGTGAAGGACGCCCTGAAGACGTTCGACGTGGTCCCCACGAACATGAACTTCAACACCTGGACGAACCCTCAATACAAGTTCGGCGGGATCACGCACCCGGACGCAGGAGTCAGGAAGGCCTGCCTTTCGCAGATCCACAAGGGCGTGGACCTCGCCAAGGAACTCGGTTGCGTTTCCTGCAACTTGTGGCCCGGCTCCGACGGCTGGGATTACCACTTCGAGGTCGATTACGGCCAGAGACTGCGCTGGTACATCGAGGGCAATACAGAAATCGCCGAACACTGCGACCGAAACGGCCTCAAGTTCGGGAACGAGTCCAAACAGAAGGAGCCCCGCGAAGGCAACATGATCATCAACACCGTCGCCAAGGCTGCGCTGGTGGCGCTCGAAGTGAACAAAAACCTCGGCAAGACGGTCATGGGGGTCGTCATCGACTACGGTCACGAGCAAATGGTAGGGAACACTCCGGCCGACTCCCTTTATCTGCTCAAGACGATGGGCGTGCCGATCGCCAACTTCCACATCAACGGCGCAAAGTTCAATTCGAACGACGAAGACCGCATCGCCGGGACGGACGACATCTGGAGGTTGGTCGAGTTCTGCTACGCCGCCGTCGACACGGAATACGACGGTTGGTTTGGCGAAGATCAGTTCACCTACCGCACGGAGCAGGTCGAGTCGATGGCGCTCTCGCGCGAGTTTTTTGCGAATTGCATGAAGAAGGCACTGAAGATCTATGCCAAGAAGTCGGAATTGGAGATTGCCCAGGCAACGGGCGATGCAGGGAAGGTGATTCAAGTAGTGAAGAAGGCCATTTACTGCGGATAG
- a CDS encoding ABC-2 family transporter protein — protein sequence MIQGFLVGAALRQFTRPQRVVGWLILIAALFGIALLFRFVNGEMSREDAYNQLSSLLVYRLLMLAAALFSTAVLTQEIDQKTIVYWVTRPVPRSSLILSRMLAAAIATAVLTTLAGMTVSLAVFQGQFLSNEFFWRDLKSFAMGSAAYIVLFTLFSLWINRAMIVDLLFAFGWESMVANMAGNIYKISIFSYLKAIAEKPNSGSAGALGALAGERSIEHIAASTGWIVLGVFVVVGSWLAAWWFSTHSYLPREDAE from the coding sequence ATGATCCAGGGCTTTTTGGTCGGCGCGGCCCTTCGGCAGTTCACTCGGCCTCAGCGCGTCGTGGGTTGGTTGATTCTCATTGCGGCGCTCTTCGGCATTGCGCTGTTGTTCAGGTTCGTCAACGGCGAGATGTCCCGAGAGGACGCTTACAATCAACTTAGTTCGCTCCTGGTTTACCGGCTCCTGATGCTTGCCGCAGCCCTTTTCAGCACGGCCGTGCTGACCCAAGAGATCGATCAGAAAACGATCGTGTATTGGGTGACCCGGCCAGTCCCCAGGAGTTCGCTGATTCTTTCGCGGATGCTCGCAGCCGCCATCGCTACCGCCGTCCTCACGACCTTGGCGGGCATGACAGTATCGCTCGCGGTGTTTCAGGGACAGTTTCTCTCCAACGAGTTCTTTTGGCGGGATCTGAAGTCGTTCGCGATGGGATCCGCGGCTTACATCGTGCTCTTCACGCTGTTCAGCCTTTGGATCAACCGGGCGATGATCGTCGATCTCTTGTTCGCGTTCGGCTGGGAATCGATGGTCGCGAACATGGCCGGCAACATCTACAAGATTTCGATCTTCAGTTATCTGAAGGCGATCGCCGAGAAGCCCAATTCAGGGTCTGCCGGCGCGCTCGGCGCACTCGCGGGCGAAAGGTCGATTGAACATATCGCCGCATCGACGGGCTGGATCGTTTTAGGCGTATTTGTAGTCGTCGGAAGCTGGCTGGCGGCTTGGTGGTTTAGCACGCATTCGTATCTTCCTCGCGAAGACGCAGAATAG
- a CDS encoding ABC type multidrug transporter, ATP-binding protein, which translates to MIELRSASRWYGQVIGLNDVSATISGGVTALLGMNGAGKTTLMRLVTGQMRPTAGEVRVFGEDPFANPSVYRKMGYCPDVDNFYEELTGRQFLNLMGRMSGFTQQGAEKRTQGMLEKVGMADRADRKIGGFSKGMRQRIKLAQAMLHDPEIILLDEPLNGLDPVGRREFIDVLHELGDQGKAILVSSHILFEVEQMTRSILLLHRGRLLATGDLKVIRELIDKHPHRVRIRSTAARQVAEHIVALPYVISVHLEPGGDALELQTREVDQFFQFLPTLALDKGLPLHAIESPDNNLESVFRYLVGG; encoded by the coding sequence GTGATCGAGTTGCGATCGGCCTCTCGCTGGTACGGCCAAGTGATCGGGCTCAACGACGTGTCGGCTACGATTTCGGGCGGCGTTACCGCGCTTCTCGGAATGAACGGCGCAGGCAAAACCACGCTGATGCGGCTCGTCACCGGACAGATGAGACCCACCGCCGGGGAGGTTCGCGTATTTGGCGAGGACCCGTTTGCGAACCCCAGCGTCTACCGCAAGATGGGCTATTGTCCCGATGTCGACAACTTCTACGAGGAGCTCACCGGCCGCCAGTTCTTGAACCTGATGGGACGAATGTCGGGCTTCACGCAGCAGGGCGCGGAGAAACGCACCCAAGGGATGCTCGAAAAGGTCGGGATGGCGGACCGCGCCGACCGCAAGATCGGTGGCTTCAGCAAGGGCATGAGGCAGAGGATCAAGCTCGCGCAGGCCATGCTCCACGACCCAGAGATCATCCTTCTCGACGAACCCCTCAATGGGCTCGACCCCGTCGGACGCCGGGAGTTTATCGATGTGCTTCACGAGTTGGGAGACCAAGGCAAGGCGATCCTCGTCAGCAGCCACATCCTCTTCGAGGTTGAGCAGATGACGCGAAGCATCCTGCTCTTGCATCGCGGCAGGCTGCTCGCCACGGGAGATCTGAAGGTGATTCGCGAGTTGATCGACAAGCACCCCCACCGCGTTCGCATTCGATCGACAGCCGCGCGGCAAGTGGCTGAGCACATCGTCGCGCTCCCTTATGTGATCTCGGTTCACCTTGAGCCTGGAGGCGACGCACTCGAACTGCAGACTCGCGAAGTCGATCAGTTCTTCCAGTTCTTGCCCACCCTAGCGCTCGATAAGGGTCTTCCCCTCCACGCCATTGAGAGCCCCGACAACAACCTGGAATCCGTATTCCGGTACTTGGTGGGCGGATGA
- a CDS encoding ABC-2 family transporter protein: MASSPIADLSYRDYTGPLSSPVGRWWVIARVSFQQNLKKKSLWWLTVMSGGYYFVFQAVVFFMEQFALSSSRGEETLREFLSRIVWIDQFVHGISTGQLWFFMIVLLVGAGSISNDFRANALLVYLSKPCDKRDYLLGKWFGMFLTLILAMGLPSVFFYVYGALTYGDYGFFSDKWLLPKLLSFLVLSSAFHASMMIGISSMFKQGRVAGAVYAALYFLTNFFTQMMVFTWVASQGRRGGGVADIVPLVKKLYYASVDGQHIGLAKAVLGTDGTPYFGFPSPIQTVPAPPLWWSLAIITPLSLLMLWVAWTRIRAVEVVK, translated from the coding sequence ATGGCTAGCTCGCCGATTGCGGATCTCTCCTACCGGGACTACACCGGACCTCTCTCGTCGCCCGTGGGCCGATGGTGGGTGATCGCCCGCGTCAGCTTCCAGCAGAACCTCAAGAAGAAGAGCCTCTGGTGGCTTACGGTGATGTCCGGCGGCTACTACTTCGTGTTTCAGGCGGTCGTGTTCTTCATGGAACAGTTCGCGCTGTCGTCGTCGCGCGGCGAAGAGACGCTCCGCGAGTTCCTCAGCCGGATCGTCTGGATCGACCAGTTCGTTCACGGGATCTCTACGGGCCAGCTCTGGTTCTTCATGATCGTGCTTCTTGTCGGCGCGGGTTCGATATCGAACGACTTTCGAGCCAACGCGTTGCTTGTCTATCTGAGCAAGCCCTGCGACAAGCGGGATTACCTGCTGGGGAAGTGGTTCGGTATGTTCTTGACCCTGATTCTGGCGATGGGATTGCCGAGCGTGTTCTTCTATGTGTACGGGGCGCTCACGTACGGCGACTACGGCTTCTTCTCGGACAAATGGCTGCTGCCGAAGCTGCTGTCCTTCCTCGTGCTCTCGTCGGCGTTCCACGCGAGCATGATGATCGGCATCAGCTCGATGTTCAAGCAGGGGCGCGTCGCCGGGGCAGTCTATGCGGCGCTCTACTTCCTCACCAACTTCTTCACTCAGATGATGGTGTTCACGTGGGTGGCCTCGCAGGGTCGGCGGGGCGGGGGCGTCGCCGACATCGTTCCGCTGGTGAAGAAGCTCTATTACGCCTCGGTGGACGGGCAGCATATCGGGCTGGCGAAAGCCGTTCTGGGGACGGACGGCACCCCCTATTTTGGGTTTCCTTCTCCCATTCAGACCGTGCCCGCGCCGCCTCTGTGGTGGTCGCTCGCGATCATCACGCCTCTTAGCCTTCTCATGCTTTGGGTCGCTTGGACTCGGATTCGGGCCGTGGAGGTGGTGAAGTGA
- a CDS encoding ABC-type multidrug transport system, ATPase component produces MAVASIKDLTVQYGSLTALDGFSVEIPEGCVGLLGPNGAGKTTLIKTLLGFLDASRGSGTVLGFDIFRQGKEIRQRVGFMPEQDCHIPGMSAVQFVAFAGELAGMPPEMAVARAHEVLEYCGLGEARYRNVETYSTGMKQRIKLAQAIVHGPKLLLLDEPTNGLDPKGREEMLELVRSISHGKGINVLVSSHLLPDIERISDEVIVLVGGRMRACGKIQDLQQIEGQPVDVELKLPSGAFASAIMASGGELLSARGSVYRVQLPGTPEEVIRKLFECARSVDSQIRGFQVAQRSLEDAFLEAVNG; encoded by the coding sequence GTGGCTGTCGCCTCGATCAAAGATTTGACCGTCCAGTACGGATCGCTCACCGCACTTGACGGTTTTTCTGTTGAGATTCCCGAAGGTTGCGTTGGACTGTTGGGTCCCAACGGGGCCGGCAAGACCACGCTCATCAAGACGCTGCTCGGATTCCTCGATGCCTCTCGCGGATCGGGAACAGTGTTGGGTTTCGACATCTTTCGGCAAGGCAAGGAAATCCGTCAGCGGGTCGGGTTTATGCCCGAACAGGATTGCCACATTCCGGGCATGAGCGCCGTGCAGTTCGTCGCCTTCGCGGGCGAACTCGCTGGGATGCCGCCCGAAATGGCCGTTGCTAGGGCGCATGAGGTGCTGGAGTATTGCGGATTGGGCGAGGCCCGGTATCGCAACGTGGAGACCTATTCCACCGGCATGAAGCAACGCATCAAGCTGGCGCAGGCGATCGTCCACGGCCCCAAGCTCTTGCTCCTCGACGAGCCGACCAACGGTCTCGACCCCAAGGGCCGCGAGGAGATGCTCGAGCTCGTCCGTTCTATTTCCCATGGGAAGGGCATCAACGTGCTCGTCAGCAGCCACCTGCTTCCCGACATCGAGAGGATCAGCGACGAAGTGATCGTATTGGTCGGGGGAAGGATGCGCGCCTGCGGGAAGATTCAGGACCTTCAGCAGATCGAGGGCCAGCCCGTCGACGTGGAACTCAAGCTCCCCAGCGGGGCGTTCGCGAGCGCGATCATGGCCTCGGGAGGCGAACTGCTCTCCGCGCGGGGGTCGGTCTATCGCGTTCAACTTCCCGGAACTCCCGAAGAGGTCATTCGTAAGCTGTTCGAGTGCGCCCGGTCGGTGGATTCCCAGATTCGCGGATTCCAAGTCGCCCAGCGATCGCTCGAAGATGCGTTCTTGGAGGCCGTGAATGGCTAG
- a CDS encoding nucleoside-diphosphate kinase has product METTLVLIKPGGVARNLIGTITQRIEQRGLQVSGLKLVVPARALVEEHYAEHRGRPFFEGVVGYLCSGPVVAMAVSGTNAVKAIRAMMGATNPIEALPGTVRGDFALSIEDNLTHSSSDPEAAERELTLWFPEGLAR; this is encoded by the coding sequence ATGGAAACCACACTTGTTTTGATTAAGCCGGGCGGAGTCGCCCGCAATCTCATCGGAACGATCACCCAACGGATCGAACAGCGCGGTCTCCAAGTGAGCGGGCTTAAGCTTGTCGTTCCTGCGCGCGCCCTCGTCGAGGAGCACTACGCCGAGCATCGTGGCAGGCCGTTCTTCGAAGGCGTCGTGGGTTATCTTTGCAGCGGTCCGGTCGTCGCCATGGCGGTTTCAGGAACCAACGCAGTGAAGGCGATTCGGGCCATGATGGGCGCCACGAACCCGATAGAGGCGCTTCCAGGCACGGTGCGAGGCGACTTTGCCCTTTCGATCGAGGACAACCTCACCCACAGCAGCAGCGACCCCGAGGCAGCCGAACGGGAGCTAACTTTGTGGTTTCCGGAAGGCCTCGCTCGGTGA
- a CDS encoding aminopeptidase P family protein: MPSITRQKLDQAVSLMTESGIDVWLTFVRETSAGSDPVLPLLLEGSLTWQSALLVSRDGRKVAVVGNYDAPALESSGDWDEVFSYVNDIREALVRALDSLCDSVAQPRIGVNFSPDDDKADGLTHGMYLLLQRYAQDTRFEGCFVSAAPLVRALRARKTEEEVERIQTAISHTDSLFSQIARFATVGKSEAEVQRFVHSLIDEGGWGFGWERAGNPIVNSGPDSMVGHGIPSDAIFMSPGHVFHVDLGVVVEGYSSDIQRCWYVPAESETAAPEDVIRAYGAVTAAIEAGFRALRPGALGWEVDAAAREAIQSQGYPEYLHALGHQVGRLAHDGGAILGPRWERYGDTPFLPVEPGHVYTLELGVDVEGRGYLGLEEMVVVGESGAKWLTHRWPQIPLLGGW; the protein is encoded by the coding sequence ATGCCCTCGATCACCCGTCAGAAGCTCGACCAGGCCGTTAGCCTGATGACGGAATCGGGCATCGACGTTTGGCTGACCTTTGTGAGAGAAACCTCTGCGGGGAGCGATCCTGTCTTGCCGCTTCTCCTCGAGGGGAGCCTGACCTGGCAAAGCGCGCTGCTGGTTTCCCGAGACGGGCGAAAGGTCGCCGTAGTGGGAAACTACGACGCTCCAGCCCTGGAATCTTCGGGCGATTGGGATGAGGTTTTCTCCTACGTCAATGACATCCGGGAGGCTCTTGTCCGAGCGCTCGATTCGTTGTGCGACTCGGTTGCCCAGCCAAGAATCGGAGTCAACTTCTCCCCCGACGACGACAAGGCGGACGGCCTAACCCATGGGATGTACCTGCTGTTGCAGCGGTACGCCCAAGACACCCGATTCGAAGGCTGTTTCGTGAGTGCCGCGCCGCTTGTGAGAGCGTTACGGGCGCGCAAAACCGAAGAAGAGGTCGAGCGGATTCAGACTGCCATCTCCCACACCGACTCCTTGTTCTCCCAAATCGCTCGGTTTGCCACGGTCGGCAAAAGCGAAGCAGAAGTCCAGCGGTTTGTCCACTCGCTCATCGACGAGGGGGGCTGGGGCTTCGGCTGGGAGCGAGCGGGCAACCCAATCGTGAACAGCGGACCCGATTCGATGGTGGGGCACGGCATCCCGTCCGACGCGATCTTCATGAGTCCCGGCCACGTTTTCCATGTAGACTTGGGTGTGGTCGTCGAGGGATACAGTTCGGACATTCAGCGTTGCTGGTACGTGCCGGCGGAGAGTGAAACTGCCGCGCCCGAAGACGTTATTCGAGCCTACGGGGCCGTCACTGCCGCGATTGAAGCCGGTTTCCGAGCGTTGCGCCCCGGCGCCCTTGGTTGGGAGGTTGACGCAGCCGCACGCGAAGCGATTCAGAGCCAGGGTTATCCCGAGTACTTGCACGCCCTTGGCCACCAAGTGGGTCGATTGGCGCACGATGGGGGAGCGATCTTGGGTCCTCGGTGGGAGCGATATGGAGACACCCCGTTTCTTCCGGTCGAACCCGGTCACGTGTACACGCTCGAACTTGGAGTCGATGTCGAAGGACGCGGGTATCTCGGTTTAGAAGAGATGGTCGTCGTGGGAGAGTCGGGGGCGAAATGGCTGACCCATAGGTGGCCTCAGATTCCTTTGTTGGGAGGGTGGTGA